The Hymenobacter monticola genome has a window encoding:
- a CDS encoding uracil-DNA glycosylase family protein, with translation MGLGFYSDTIGPADYLEGKTTADIWIVGLNPSHDIGHVEQRTAAEFADFDPDCHSYFRDFRKVSPALYANWKSPNSRIAHTDLVKCFSPSFPPIVSVNGFSRAVDKNQVVNNCSTHLLEQIRRFRPKVIICNGAPVCYTVMGFFPPNIEAQTNRATSYKYDLDLGNGTKHSFWLVLSGFIGRIDDWNKRRLGVEIEEILASEGIELHSGTSSYS, from the coding sequence ATGGGCTTAGGCTTTTACTCTGATACCATTGGTCCTGCCGACTATCTAGAGGGTAAAACAACTGCGGATATTTGGATTGTAGGGCTCAACCCAAGCCATGACATTGGCCACGTTGAGCAGCGAACAGCCGCCGAGTTTGCAGATTTCGACCCTGATTGCCATAGCTATTTCAGGGATTTTAGAAAAGTCTCACCTGCTCTGTATGCGAATTGGAAAAGCCCAAACAGTCGTATTGCTCATACGGACTTGGTGAAGTGCTTCTCTCCAAGCTTTCCGCCCATTGTATCAGTTAATGGCTTTTCAAGGGCGGTTGACAAGAACCAGGTGGTGAATAACTGCAGCACGCATCTACTTGAACAGATTCGTCGATTCAGGCCCAAAGTGATTATCTGTAATGGTGCCCCGGTATGTTACACCGTCATGGGGTTCTTTCCTCCCAATATCGAGGCGCAGACCAATCGGGCTACCTCTTACAAGTACGACCTAGACTTGGGGAATGGCACAAAGCATTCCTTTTGGCTCGTGCTCTCGGGCTTTATCGGAAGGATAGACGACTGGAACAAAAGAAGGCTAGGGGTTGAAATTGAGGAAATACTGGCGAGTGAAGGAATTGAGCTGCATTCGGGCACAAGCAGCTACTCATAA